One stretch of Bacteroidota bacterium DNA includes these proteins:
- the sufB gene encoding Fe-S cluster assembly protein SufB — MPETIEELVSQEYKYGFTTDIETDTIPPGLNEDVVRVISKKKNEPEWLTEWRLKAFRVWLTMEEPRWPNLKYAQINYQSISYYSAPKQVKKLNNLDEVDPILLETYEKLGISLTEQKRLSGIAVDAVFDSVSVATTFKETLKEKGIIFCSFSEAVHEHPELVKKYLGSVVPYADNYFAALNSAVFSDGSFCFIPKGVRCPMELSTYFRINASNTGQFERTLIVAEEGAYVSYLEGCTAPMRDENQLHAAVVELVALDNAEVKYSTVQNWYAGDKNGKGGIYNFVTKRGKCQGVNSKISWTQVETGSAITWKYPSVILQGDNSIGEFYSVAVVNNRQDADTGTKMHHIGKNTRSTIVSKGISAGRGNNTYRGLVSIGKNATNSRNYTQCDSMLIGNQCSANTFPYIEVKNSSSSVEHEASTSKIGEDQIFYCKQRGINTENAISMIINGFAKEVFKNLPMEFAVEAQKLLGISLEGSVG; from the coding sequence ATGCCGGAAACAATTGAAGAATTAGTATCGCAAGAATATAAATACGGATTTACGACCGATATCGAAACGGACACCATCCCGCCGGGATTGAACGAAGATGTGGTGCGTGTAATCTCCAAAAAGAAAAATGAACCGGAATGGTTGACCGAATGGCGGTTGAAAGCATTCCGTGTTTGGCTGACAATGGAAGAACCTCGCTGGCCCAATCTGAAATATGCGCAGATCAATTATCAATCCATCAGCTATTATTCCGCGCCGAAGCAAGTAAAGAAACTGAATAATTTGGATGAAGTTGATCCGATTTTGTTAGAAACATATGAAAAACTTGGTATCTCGTTGACGGAACAAAAACGATTGAGCGGAATTGCAGTTGATGCTGTGTTCGATTCTGTTTCTGTTGCAACCACATTCAAGGAGACATTAAAAGAGAAGGGAATTATCTTCTGTTCGTTCTCTGAAGCGGTTCACGAACATCCAGAACTTGTAAAAAAATATCTCGGATCGGTTGTTCCCTACGCTGATAATTATTTTGCAGCATTAAATTCTGCAGTGTTCAGTGATGGATCATTTTGTTTCATTCCTAAAGGTGTGCGTTGTCCGATGGAACTATCGACGTATTTCCGCATCAATGCTTCCAACACAGGCCAATTCGAACGGACACTGATTGTTGCAGAAGAGGGAGCGTATGTCAGCTATCTTGAAGGCTGCACTGCTCCTATGCGAGACGAAAATCAATTGCATGCAGCAGTAGTAGAACTGGTTGCTCTTGATAATGCCGAAGTAAAATATTCTACCGTGCAGAATTGGTATGCTGGCGATAAAAATGGTAAAGGTGGTATCTATAACTTTGTTACAAAACGCGGTAAATGCCAGGGTGTCAATTCTAAAATATCGTGGACGCAAGTAGAAACCGGTTCGGCGATCACGTGGAAATATCCTTCCGTGATTTTGCAAGGAGATAATTCCATTGGAGAATTTTATTCTGTTGCCGTTGTTAACAATCGACAGGATGCAGACACTGGAACGAAAATGCATCACATTGGAAAAAATACTCGAAGCACAATCGTCTCAAAAGGAATTTCGGCCGGACGCGGGAATAATACCTATCGAGGATTAGTGAGTATTGGCAAAAATGCAACCAACTCGCGCAATTATACACAATGCGATTCGATGTTGATTGGAAATCAATGCAGCGCTAATACATTTCCCTATATCGAAGTGAAAAACTCTTCTTCAAGCGTTGAGCATGAGGCATCCACATCGAAGATCGGTGAAGATCAGATTTTTTATTGTAAACAACGCGGCATCAATACGGAGAATGCTATCTCAATGATCATCAACGGTTTTGCGAAAGAAGTATTCAAGAACCTTCCGATGGAATTTGCTGTGGAAGCGCAGAAATTGCTTGGCATCAGTTTAGAAGGTTCAGTCGGCTAA
- a CDS encoding iron-sulfur cluster assembly protein: MEKMIIKEQVTEQIRTVFDPEIPVNIYELGLVYNVEVNDRGLVDITMTLTSPACPAAQSIPVEVKQKSETVKGVTETNVNIVWEPRWETSMMSEEARLTLGM; the protein is encoded by the coding sequence ATCGAAAAAATGATCATTAAAGAGCAAGTGACGGAACAGATCCGTACGGTGTTCGATCCTGAGATTCCGGTAAATATCTATGAACTCGGTCTTGTGTACAATGTTGAGGTAAACGACCGCGGTTTGGTTGATATCACCATGACGCTGACATCTCCCGCATGTCCTGCAGCTCAATCGATACCGGTAGAAGTGAAGCAAAAGTCTGAAACGGTAAAAGGGGTGACAGAAACAAACGTGAATATCGTTTGGGAGCCGCGTTGGGAAACGAGCATGATGAGTGAAGAAGCCCGCCTGACATTAGGGATGTAG
- the sufC gene encoding Fe-S cluster assembly ATPase SufC — protein sequence MIEIKNLHASVNGKEILKGINLKVNAGEVHAIMGPNGSGKSTLAQVLSGHPAYQVTQGEVIFEGQNLLDMEPEKRAHAGVFLAFQYPVEIPGVSNSYFLKAGLNEIRKSRGEEELDSMQFLKLLKEKMKVVEMDQSFIHRPVNEGFSGGEKKRNEILQMAVLEPKLAILDETDSGLDIDALKTVSSGVNKLKSPTNATIVVTHYQRLLNYIVPDFVHVLVNGRIVKSGGKELAMELEANGYDFIREEMLQTA from the coding sequence ATGATCGAAATTAAAAACTTACATGCATCAGTCAATGGAAAAGAGATTCTGAAAGGAATCAATCTTAAAGTAAATGCCGGTGAAGTCCACGCAATTATGGGACCGAACGGCTCCGGAAAAAGCACTCTAGCTCAAGTTCTCTCCGGTCACCCTGCATACCAGGTAACTCAAGGTGAAGTGATCTTCGAAGGTCAGAATCTCCTGGACATGGAACCGGAAAAGCGTGCACATGCAGGTGTGTTCCTTGCTTTTCAATATCCGGTAGAAATTCCCGGAGTGAGCAATAGTTATTTTCTTAAAGCGGGTCTTAATGAAATTCGCAAATCTAGAGGCGAGGAAGAGTTGGATTCAATGCAATTCTTGAAACTGCTTAAAGAGAAAATGAAAGTGGTTGAAATGGATCAAAGTTTCATCCATCGTCCCGTGAATGAAGGTTTTTCCGGCGGCGAAAAAAAGAGAAACGAGATTCTACAGATGGCGGTGCTCGAACCGAAACTGGCCATTCTCGATGAAACGGATTCCGGTCTTGATATCGATGCATTGAAGACCGTATCGAGCGGTGTGAACAAATTAAAATCACCGACGAACGCCACAATTGTTGTGACTCACTATCAGCGCCTTCTCAATTATATTGTTCCGGACTTTGTCCATGTTTTGGTCAACGGACGTATTGTAAAATCGGGCGGAAAAGAACTCGCAATGGAACTCGAAGCAAACGGCTACGACTTTATCCGCGAAGAAATGCTGCAGACAGCATAA
- the sufD gene encoding Fe-S cluster assembly protein SufD: protein MSNEMNHYISEFKAFQQNGASKSPLWVNDVRQSALSVFTERGFPTTKEEDWKYTNISPIAKSQFKYSSGAANVSAELVQSLLVEGMEQHVIVFVNGHFSKTHSQLNGLQSNVVVKNLIDAYSTHNDIVKEHLSQYVKLQKNPFTALNTTFINDGAFIHVPANVHIVKPIHLIFVSTKNDNDQLVSHIRNLIVVEAGSTVNFVHSFASAQSNNNLTNVVTEVVAKKGSVVELVKVQCESELSYHIENLHVHQYQESRVHIFSLAVGAAIARNDMSVIIDGESTECNLNGLYITSGTQLIDHHTFMHHIHPNCPSHELFKGILMDKSRAVFNGKVYVEPEAQKTDSKQTNRNLLLSDEAIVDTKPELEIFADDVKCTHGAAVGGMNETHSFYLKTRGISEESANGILTVGFAAEATQKIMHPDLRQHVDLIVVDHLRKKFGTANLPDIVHA, encoded by the coding sequence ATGTCGAACGAAATGAATCATTATATTTCAGAATTTAAGGCGTTCCAGCAGAACGGTGCTTCAAAAAGTCCGTTGTGGGTGAATGATGTCCGTCAATCGGCGCTTTCGGTTTTTACGGAGCGAGGATTTCCGACGACAAAAGAGGAAGATTGGAAGTATACCAACATATCGCCTATTGCGAAATCACAGTTCAAGTATTCTTCCGGTGCGGCAAATGTTTCGGCAGAGCTTGTCCAATCGTTGCTGGTGGAAGGCATGGAACAACATGTCATCGTCTTCGTGAACGGCCATTTTTCAAAAACACATTCACAGTTGAACGGATTGCAAAGCAATGTTGTTGTGAAAAATCTTATCGATGCATATTCGACCCATAATGATATTGTCAAAGAACATCTTTCACAATATGTGAAGCTTCAAAAAAATCCTTTCACTGCCCTCAACACAACGTTTATTAATGATGGAGCTTTTATCCATGTGCCTGCGAACGTTCACATTGTGAAACCGATCCATCTGATATTCGTTTCCACAAAAAATGATAATGATCAGTTAGTCTCCCATATTCGCAATCTGATTGTGGTGGAAGCAGGGAGCACGGTAAATTTTGTTCATAGTTTTGCATCTGCACAATCAAATAACAATCTAACCAATGTTGTTACGGAAGTTGTAGCAAAAAAGGGGAGCGTTGTTGAATTGGTAAAAGTGCAATGTGAAAGTGAATTGTCGTATCATATTGAGAATCTTCATGTCCATCAATACCAAGAGAGCAGAGTTCATATATTTTCCCTTGCTGTTGGCGCAGCGATTGCCCGCAATGATATGAGTGTTATCATCGATGGCGAGTCGACCGAATGTAACTTAAACGGATTGTATATCACCTCCGGAACTCAGTTGATCGATCATCATACATTTATGCATCACATCCATCCGAACTGCCCGAGTCATGAATTGTTCAAAGGAATTTTGATGGACAAATCGCGCGCGGTGTTTAATGGAAAAGTGTATGTGGAACCCGAAGCGCAAAAGACAGACTCCAAACAGACAAACCGTAATCTGTTATTATCGGATGAGGCAATTGTTGATACAAAACCGGAACTGGAAATATTTGCAGACGATGTAAAGTGTACTCACGGTGCAGCTGTCGGCGGCATGAACGAAACACATTCATTCTATCTTAAAACACGGGGTATCAGCGAAGAAAGCGCCAACGGAATATTAACGGTAGGATTTGCAGCAGAAGCGACTCAAAAAATAATGCATCCTGATCTACGTCAACACGTTGACTTGATTGTTGTAGATCATCTCCGAAAGAAATTTGGTACGGCAAATCTGCCGGATATTGTTCACGCTTAA
- a CDS encoding glycosyltransferase family 2 protein yields MNVAVIIPAYNAANSLPKLLQRTIRFVPSKNIIVVNDGSRDATKNVAEQFNVTMISHEMNRGKGSALQTGFNIALNENIDAVITMDADLQHQPEEIPNFITLHSITQKDIIIGSRLHNKKGMPLHRMFSNLVTTFMVKLRTGASISDSQSGYRFITRRVLEKVQLESAGFEAETEFLIKAAACGFSFGSIPIETIYAGEKSNMTHLQTTINFIKVLFKQY; encoded by the coding sequence ATGAATGTTGCCGTCATCATTCCCGCATATAATGCCGCAAATTCGTTGCCGAAATTGCTCCAACGGACAATACGTTTTGTTCCGAGCAAGAATATCATTGTTGTGAATGACGGATCACGTGATGCTACAAAAAATGTTGCGGAACAATTCAACGTGACAATGATTTCACACGAAATGAATAGAGGAAAAGGATCGGCATTGCAAACCGGATTTAATATCGCATTGAATGAAAATATTGATGCGGTCATTACCATGGATGCTGATCTTCAGCATCAACCGGAAGAGATTCCAAATTTTATCACACTGCATAGCATAACGCAAAAAGATATTATTATCGGCAGCAGGTTGCATAATAAAAAAGGGATGCCACTGCATCGTATGTTCTCAAATTTAGTCACTACCTTTATGGTGAAGCTGCGAACCGGCGCCTCAATCTCAGACAGTCAATCCGGATATCGCTTTATTACCCGAAGAGTATTGGAGAAAGTACAGTTGGAGTCTGCCGGTTTTGAGGCAGAGACGGAATTTTTGATTAAAGCGGCTGCCTGTGGATTTTCATTTGGTTCAATACCGATTGAAACAATCTATGCCGGCGAAAAAAGCAATATGACACATCTTCAAACAACGATTAATTTTATTAAAGTATTATTTAAGCAGTATTGA
- a CDS encoding protein-L-isoaspartate(D-aspartate) O-methyltransferase: MGRFDTERKELIEVLRGKGITDEIVLEAMSKVERHLFVDQMYINRAYEDNALPIGSQQTISQPYTVAFMTQSLQLTKEMKVLEIGTGSGYQAAVLAAIGCRVFTIERHLSLLNSARKIFDTLNLRIASKGGDGTIGWSEHAPYDAIIVTAGAPKVPESLVNQLKEGGRLAIPVGDRESQELIVGTKIKDVLEKKIVNGFKFVPLIGKNGWN; this comes from the coding sequence ATGGGTAGATTTGATACCGAACGAAAAGAACTGATTGAAGTATTACGAGGCAAAGGGATCACGGACGAAATTGTTTTGGAAGCAATGTCGAAAGTAGAGCGGCACTTGTTTGTCGATCAGATGTACATAAACCGCGCGTATGAAGATAATGCGCTTCCTATCGGAAGTCAGCAAACTATTTCGCAGCCATATACGGTTGCGTTTATGACGCAATCGCTTCAATTGACCAAAGAGATGAAGGTTCTTGAAATCGGAACTGGTTCCGGATATCAAGCAGCTGTGTTGGCTGCAATTGGATGCAGGGTTTTCACTATTGAACGACATTTAAGTCTACTGAATAGTGCTCGGAAAATATTTGATACATTAAATTTACGAATTGCTTCAAAAGGGGGAGATGGAACAATCGGATGGAGTGAGCATGCACCGTATGATGCAATTATTGTAACAGCGGGCGCCCCGAAAGTTCCTGAATCATTAGTGAATCAATTGAAGGAAGGGGGCCGGTTGGCAATTCCCGTGGGAGATCGCGAGTCGCAGGAATTGATTGTCGGGACGAAAATAAAAGATGTGTTAGAAAAAAAGATCGTCAACGGATTCAAATTCGTACCATTGATAGGAAAGAACGGATGGAATTGA
- the folP gene encoding dihydropteroate synthase produces MKPVSFHSEPMIIGMRTFDFSKRTYVMGILNVTPDSFSDGGKFLSVDTACKHAMDMIEQGADIIDVGGESTRPKGVYGETNNVSVDEELRRVIPVIQRLASSTDVIISIDTTKSVVADEALKAGASIVNDISGLKFDERIADVTAKHHATLVVMHIQGTPETMQQHPSYVDVVAEVKSELRISVEKAKQAGVRNIIIDPGIGFGKNLEHNLTLLKHLQEFQELGHPIMIGTSRKGFIGTILNTAVDQRLEGTAATVAVSIMNGANIIRVHDVKEMKRVASVVDAIKTI; encoded by the coding sequence ATGAAGCCCGTTTCTTTCCATAGTGAACCGATGATCATCGGAATGCGAACATTTGATTTTTCCAAGCGGACATATGTCATGGGAATTTTGAATGTTACTCCGGATTCATTCTCCGACGGGGGAAAGTTTCTTTCGGTCGATACTGCATGTAAACATGCAATGGATATGATTGAACAAGGAGCGGATATCATTGATGTCGGTGGCGAATCGACCCGGCCCAAAGGAGTGTATGGAGAGACGAACAATGTATCTGTTGACGAAGAGTTAAGGCGTGTTATTCCTGTTATTCAACGACTCGCATCATCGACTGATGTTATCATATCGATCGATACAACAAAATCTGTGGTTGCTGATGAAGCATTAAAAGCTGGAGCATCTATTGTCAATGACATTAGCGGATTGAAGTTTGATGAACGAATTGCAGATGTTACAGCTAAACATCACGCAACACTTGTTGTTATGCATATTCAAGGGACACCGGAAACGATGCAGCAGCATCCTTCTTACGTTGATGTCGTTGCCGAAGTTAAGTCTGAACTGCGTATTTCTGTCGAGAAAGCAAAACAAGCAGGAGTTCGGAATATTATTATTGATCCCGGAATTGGTTTCGGGAAAAATCTTGAACATAATTTGACTCTGTTGAAACATCTTCAGGAATTTCAAGAACTTGGCCATCCTATTATGATTGGGACATCACGAAAGGGATTCATCGGAACGATACTGAATACTGCAGTTGATCAACGATTGGAAGGGACGGCAGCAACAGTCGCTGTGTCGATTATGAATGGAGCAAATATTATTCGCGTTCATGATGTGAAAGAAATGAAACGTGTTGCATCCGTTGTGGATGCAATCAAAACAATCTAA
- a CDS encoding superoxide dismutase gives MAHELAPLPYAFDALEPYIDAKTMEIHHGKHHAAYVTNLNNALKEHADLQSKSAIELISNLNTVPESIRGAVRNNAGGHVNHTMFWQQLKKDVAFPASSKFGSALTSTFGSLDAFKEQFSKAGLGRFGSGWAWLIVDGGKLVISSTPNQDSPIMDGKNPVLGVDVWEHAYYLKYQNRRADYLGAIWSVVNWDDVVARYEQAVK, from the coding sequence ATGGCACATGAATTAGCCCCGCTTCCGTACGCGTTTGACGCACTCGAGCCGTACATCGATGCAAAAACAATGGAAATCCATCATGGTAAACACCATGCCGCCTACGTCACCAATTTGAATAATGCATTAAAGGAACATGCAGATCTTCAATCCAAATCAGCGATTGAATTGATCTCGAATCTTAACACAGTTCCTGAATCAATTCGCGGTGCTGTCCGAAACAATGCTGGCGGACATGTGAATCATACAATGTTCTGGCAGCAATTGAAGAAGGATGTTGCTTTTCCTGCTTCAAGTAAATTCGGATCGGCTTTGACTTCAACATTCGGTTCTCTTGATGCATTCAAAGAACAATTCAGCAAAGCAGGCCTCGGTCGCTTCGGTTCTGGCTGGGCATGGTTAATTGTTGACGGTGGGAAACTCGTCATTTCCTCAACACCAAATCAAGACAGTCCAATTATGGATGGAAAAAATCCGGTGCTTGGCGTTGATGTGTGGGAACACGCGTACTATTTAAAATATCAGAATCGTCGTGCAGATTATCTTGGAGCAATCTGGAGTGTTGTGAATTGGGATGATGTCGTTGCTCGTTACGAACAAGCGGTGAAATAA
- the cdaA gene encoding diadenylate cyclase CdaA, translating into MELVKIGFLSVTAVDVIDILLVTFIFYELYRGMRGTIAAQILVGLLVIVILSVIAQTVNMKAMGWILRTLTDIWVIAFIIIFQPEIRRLLSTIARNRLVRVFLRMNVTESIEEISATALELSKKKQGALIIIARGTGMKSFTETGVILGAQISRSLLLSIFNPRSPLHDGAVIVNDRIIEAARCTLPLSATNRIGDLVLGTRHRAGLGVTEQTDAVAVIVSEETGAVSIADNGELLYKISVKDLRKELRERLVLSVQRTVQNVKEAIRPQ; encoded by the coding sequence ATGGAACTCGTCAAGATAGGATTTTTATCAGTTACAGCCGTGGATGTCATCGATATTCTTTTGGTGACATTCATCTTCTATGAATTGTACCGTGGAATGCGCGGCACTATTGCGGCGCAGATCCTTGTCGGTTTGTTAGTGATTGTGATTCTTTCCGTTATTGCACAAACGGTAAATATGAAAGCAATGGGATGGATCCTCAGAACATTGACCGATATTTGGGTGATTGCCTTCATCATTATATTCCAGCCGGAAATTCGCAGGCTTCTTTCCACAATTGCGAGAAATAGATTAGTGAGAGTGTTTTTGCGAATGAATGTAACGGAATCAATCGAGGAGATTTCCGCAACTGCATTGGAGCTGTCAAAGAAGAAACAGGGAGCTTTGATAATTATCGCGCGTGGAACCGGGATGAAATCATTTACCGAAACAGGCGTCATCCTTGGAGCGCAAATCAGCCGTTCACTTTTACTTTCTATCTTTAATCCAAGATCTCCGCTTCATGATGGTGCAGTGATTGTAAATGACCGCATCATCGAGGCTGCACGATGTACTCTTCCGCTGTCAGCGACAAATCGCATTGGGGATTTAGTGTTAGGGACTCGCCACCGCGCCGGACTCGGAGTAACAGAACAAACGGATGCTGTTGCGGTTATCGTCTCCGAAGAGACCGGTGCTGTTTCTATTGCCGACAATGGAGAATTGCTTTATAAAATTTCTGTTAAAGATTTAAGGAAGGAATTGCGTGAACGATTAGTCCTTTCCGTTCAGCGCACTGTGCAGAATGTGAAGGAGGCGATTCGTCCTCAATAA
- a CDS encoding cysteine desulfurase → MKMNILEHEISFDVEKIRKDFPILSSMVHGNRLVYLDNAATTQKPNAVLDMQNVYYREQNANIHRGVHHLSEVATFEYEKARGKIKNFINAADNKEIIFTAGTTAGINLVASSFGKTFLNAGDEVIISAMEHHSNIVPWQLICEERGAKLRIIPMTDDGELILEEYEKMLSSKTKIVSVVYISNSLGTVNPIKQIIELARRNGSKVLIDGAQAVAHKKVDVQELDCDFFAFSGHKIFGPTGIGVLYGKASLLEQMKPYQGGGDMIRSVTFEKTTFNDLPYKFEAGTPNIVGGIGLGAAIDYVNIIGLDVIAEYEHSVLDYGTDVLKQVKGLRIIGTAKEKASVLSFVLEHAHPHDIGTILDREGIAIRTGHHCTQPVMQRFGIPATARASISIYNTREELDILARGIEKVREIFG, encoded by the coding sequence ATGAAAATGAATATATTGGAACACGAAATATCATTTGATGTAGAAAAAATCCGAAAAGACTTTCCGATCCTTTCCTCAATGGTTCATGGAAATCGGCTTGTCTATCTCGATAATGCGGCGACCACACAGAAACCGAATGCTGTTCTGGATATGCAAAATGTTTATTATCGCGAGCAGAATGCGAATATCCATCGCGGCGTTCACCATTTAAGTGAAGTTGCAACATTTGAGTATGAAAAAGCACGTGGAAAAATAAAGAACTTCATCAACGCTGCGGATAATAAAGAGATCATTTTTACAGCCGGGACGACTGCCGGTATCAATCTTGTCGCATCGAGTTTTGGAAAGACATTTCTTAATGCGGGTGATGAAGTAATCATTTCAGCAATGGAACATCATTCGAATATCGTTCCGTGGCAGTTGATCTGTGAAGAACGAGGAGCGAAACTCAGAATCATTCCGATGACTGATGATGGCGAGTTGATTCTCGAAGAATATGAGAAGATGCTGTCGTCAAAGACGAAAATTGTATCAGTCGTTTATATTTCCAATTCACTGGGAACGGTCAATCCCATCAAACAGATTATCGAACTGGCTCGCCGCAACGGTTCAAAAGTACTGATTGACGGAGCACAAGCAGTAGCGCATAAAAAAGTGGATGTCCAGGAACTTGATTGCGATTTCTTTGCATTTTCAGGACATAAGATTTTTGGTCCGACCGGAATCGGTGTGTTGTATGGAAAAGCATCTCTTTTGGAACAGATGAAACCATATCAAGGAGGCGGTGATATGATCCGTTCCGTGACGTTTGAAAAAACAACCTTCAACGATCTTCCGTACAAATTTGAAGCAGGAACACCGAACATTGTGGGCGGAATTGGCCTCGGTGCTGCAATAGACTATGTCAATATTATCGGTTTGGATGTAATTGCAGAGTACGAGCATAGCGTTCTTGATTATGGAACAGACGTGTTGAAGCAAGTAAAAGGCCTTAGAATTATTGGAACAGCAAAAGAAAAAGCAAGCGTTCTTTCGTTCGTGCTTGAACATGCACATCCGCATGATATCGGGACAATTTTGGATCGAGAAGGAATTGCAATCCGCACCGGACATCATTGCACACAACCGGTGATGCAGCGATTCGGAATTCCTGCAACCGCACGGGCGTCGATTTCCATCTACAATACGCGTGAAGAACTGGATATATTAGCGCGCGGTATTGAAAAGGTGAGGGAGATCTTCGGATGA
- a CDS encoding SUF system NifU family Fe-S cluster assembly protein produces MSELNELYQQLILEHNKSPRNFKKLEHFTHDADGYNPLCGDHYHLWLKLDGDIISDIGFQGSGCAISKSSASMMTSALKGASINDAKVLFEKFHSVILTKIGDAIPGEKIEELGSLGALAGVREFPARIKCASLAWHTLNAALTQSEKSISTESEKN; encoded by the coding sequence ATGAGTGAGTTGAATGAGTTATATCAACAATTGATTCTTGAACACAATAAGTCTCCCCGCAATTTTAAGAAGCTGGAACACTTTACGCACGATGCGGATGGATATAATCCACTCTGCGGCGATCATTACCATCTCTGGCTGAAATTGGATGGCGATATCATTTCCGATATTGGATTTCAAGGAAGCGGATGCGCCATTTCGAAATCTTCCGCTTCGATGATGACCTCGGCGCTAAAAGGTGCGAGCATCAACGATGCGAAAGTGTTATTTGAGAAATTTCATTCCGTCATTTTAACAAAGATAGGGGATGCAATTCCCGGAGAAAAAATTGAGGAGTTAGGAAGTCTTGGTGCTTTAGCAGGCGTAAGGGAGTTTCCTGCCAGGATTAAATGTGCAAGCTTGGCGTGGCATACATTGAATGCTGCCTTAACACAATCAGAAAAATCCATTTCTACAGAAAGTGAAAAAAACTAA
- a CDS encoding LON peptidase substrate-binding domain-containing protein: protein MPFSELPTEILPLFPLNVVLFPQSQLHLHIFEERSKILVSECITYDNSFGIILVHEQDVRTIGCTAVVKEVVKRYDDGRMDIVVEGRRRFQLHNFVEAPHPYYSGRISWLEDIAEDVDEQLRLKAVNLHNQFVKIVFTGIVQQVNIHDIRKSRSFHLVQKSGMELIQRQVFLSMNSENNRLKFLIQHLESLLPLLASKKSVEEMAKNDGYVQE from the coding sequence ATGCCCTTTTCCGAGCTCCCGACCGAAATATTGCCGCTGTTTCCGCTGAACGTTGTGTTGTTCCCTCAATCACAACTGCATTTACATATCTTTGAAGAGCGATCCAAAATTCTCGTCAGCGAATGTATTACCTACGATAACTCCTTTGGTATTATTCTTGTGCATGAACAAGATGTGCGCACCATTGGCTGTACCGCGGTAGTGAAGGAAGTTGTTAAGCGGTATGATGATGGAAGGATGGATATTGTTGTTGAAGGACGCCGCCGTTTTCAATTACACAATTTTGTAGAAGCGCCGCATCCGTATTATTCGGGACGCATTTCGTGGTTGGAAGATATTGCCGAAGATGTCGATGAACAACTTCGCCTCAAGGCAGTAAATCTTCATAATCAATTTGTGAAAATAGTTTTTACTGGAATCGTTCAACAAGTGAATATTCATGATATCCGGAAATCGAGATCGTTTCATCTTGTGCAGAAATCCGGTATGGAATTGATTCAGCGCCAAGTATTCCTGTCAATGAATTCCGAAAACAATCGGCTGAAATTTTTAATTCAGCATTTGGAATCTCTGCTGCCGCTTCTTGCGTCGAAAAAGTCTGTGGAAGAAATGGCGAAGAATGATGGCTATGTTCAAGAATGA